In a single window of the Pelagibacterium sp. 26DY04 genome:
- the prmC gene encoding peptide chain release factor N(5)-glutamine methyltransferase, translating to MKRPTVIRTGFLMSQTIGQTWRTLRDRLAAADLPTPALDARLLVRHVLGLDETGLIASETDPFPPDKADPLAALFARRLEGEPVARIRGVQEFYGLDFGLNAATLIPRPETEMLVDFGIDALKDRSNPRILDLGTGTGCIVLSLLANIPGATGVGVDISPEAIGQARANAQALGLAARFETREGSWFAPLGGESFDLIVSNPPYIESAVIETLEPGVRRFDPPAALDGGPDGLAPYRVIARRANDYLRPGGALALEIGFDQGHMVKALLQQAGFSSPLVARDLAGHDRMVTARAQK from the coding sequence GTGAAACGGCCTACCGTGATCCGCACCGGCTTTCTCATGTCCCAAACCATTGGCCAGACCTGGCGTACCCTGCGCGACCGCCTGGCGGCTGCCGATCTGCCCACCCCCGCACTCGATGCGCGGCTTTTGGTCCGCCATGTCCTCGGGCTTGACGAAACCGGGTTGATCGCCTCGGAAACCGATCCCTTTCCGCCCGATAAGGCCGATCCTCTCGCCGCCCTGTTCGCCCGCCGCCTTGAGGGTGAGCCCGTCGCCCGCATCCGCGGTGTGCAGGAGTTCTATGGCCTCGATTTCGGTCTCAACGCCGCCACCCTGATCCCGCGTCCGGAAACCGAAATGCTCGTCGATTTCGGCATCGATGCGCTCAAAGATCGATCCAATCCCCGCATCCTCGATCTGGGCACCGGGACCGGATGCATCGTCCTCTCGCTGCTCGCCAACATCCCCGGCGCCACCGGGGTCGGCGTCGATATCTCCCCCGAGGCAATCGGGCAGGCCCGCGCCAATGCCCAGGCCTTGGGCCTTGCCGCGCGATTCGAAACCCGAGAGGGGAGCTGGTTCGCGCCGTTGGGCGGCGAATCGTTCGATCTCATCGTTTCCAATCCGCCCTATATCGAAAGCGCGGTGATCGAAACGCTCGAGCCCGGAGTGCGCCGGTTCGATCCCCCGGCCGCCCTCGATGGCGGCCCCGATGGGCTGGCGCCCTATCGGGTGATTGCCCGGAGGGCCAACGATTATCTGCGCCCCGGCGGCGCGCTTGCCCTTGAAATCGGGTTCGACCAGGGCCACATGGTGAAAGCACTGCTGCAGCAAGCAGGATTTTCATCCCCTTTGGTTGCCAGAGACCTTGCAGGACATGACCGGATGGTCACCGCCCGGGCGCAGAAATGA
- a CDS encoding NAD(P)/FAD-dependent oxidoreductase, which produces MIYDAIIVGASFAGLACARRLAQAGRRVLVIERKKEPGQACHTTGIVVKEAAAGLDLPAHLTRPISRVRLYSPSLDHIELTSDDYFFLATDTPAMLRHLAHRAVAAGVEIRLGCAFPGATLLPEGGVTLPQLGLTARYLIGADGPRSAVAKAFGLGQNREFLVGVEAEFASADLPATDAFHCFLNQDFARGYIGWVVPGVEVVQVGLATRSPTTPDIDGFIARIGPMFGLARETIIARRGGLIPIGGVVDPVSAGNVILLGDAAGTVSPLSAGGIHTADHYGNLLAEAIIAHDEGGPHPAAAIARAYPRFRAKHIQRFVFERFAPNWALDLLLTNPLFKLLARLVFFRKKRLKGGQN; this is translated from the coding sequence GTGATTTATGACGCCATCATTGTCGGCGCGAGCTTTGCCGGGCTCGCCTGCGCGCGCCGGCTCGCTCAGGCGGGCCGCAGGGTGCTGGTCATCGAGCGCAAGAAAGAGCCCGGGCAGGCGTGTCACACCACTGGCATCGTGGTCAAGGAAGCCGCCGCTGGGCTGGACCTGCCAGCCCACCTCACCCGGCCGATCTCCCGGGTGCGGCTCTATTCCCCCTCTCTCGACCACATCGAACTCACATCGGACGATTATTTCTTTCTCGCCACCGACACACCGGCCATGCTGCGCCACCTGGCGCACAGGGCAGTGGCGGCGGGCGTCGAAATCCGGCTTGGGTGTGCCTTTCCTGGGGCGACTCTCCTGCCCGAAGGCGGCGTAACGCTGCCGCAGTTGGGGCTAACGGCGCGCTATCTGATTGGTGCCGACGGGCCGCGCTCGGCGGTCGCCAAGGCCTTCGGGCTGGGCCAGAACCGGGAGTTCCTCGTCGGTGTCGAAGCCGAATTCGCCAGCGCCGACCTACCCGCCACCGACGCGTTCCACTGCTTTCTCAACCAGGATTTCGCGCGCGGCTATATCGGCTGGGTGGTGCCGGGCGTCGAGGTGGTGCAGGTGGGCCTTGCCACCCGATCGCCCACAACGCCCGATATCGACGGTTTCATCGCACGCATCGGCCCGATGTTCGGGCTTGCGCGGGAAACCATCATCGCCCGGCGCGGCGGGCTGATCCCGATCGGCGGGGTGGTCGACCCGGTTTCGGCGGGCAACGTCATTCTCCTCGGCGACGCCGCGGGAACCGTTTCCCCGCTCTCGGCCGGGGGTATCCACACCGCCGATCACTATGGAAACCTGTTGGCCGAGGCAATCATAGCCCACGACGAGGGCGGCCCACATCCCGCCGCAGCGATCGCCAGGGCTTATCCGCGCTTCCGCGCCAAGCACATCCAGCGCTTCGTTTTCGAGCGCTTCGCGCCGAACTGGGCCCTGGATCTGCTGCTCACCAACCCGCTGTTCAAGCTTTTGGCGCGGCTGGTGTTCTTCCGCAAGAAGCGACTCAAGGGCGGGCAGAATTAG
- the prfA gene encoding peptide chain release factor 1 — MAGLPTDKLDALERRFDSIEHAMSANPDPDKYVELSKEYAELSPMVAKVREYRTALSDLAGAEELAKSGDKEMAELAYEEIGELKERIEALFQEIRIMLLPKDAADEKSAILEVRAGTGGDEAALFAGDLFRMYQRYAQDQGWKVTVMEASEGDAGGYKEIIANVSGAGVFAKLKYESGVHRVQRVPETEASGRIHTSAATVAVLPEVEDIDIEIRSEDIRIDTMRASGAGGQHVNTTDSAVRITHIPTGIVVTSAEKSQHQNRANAMKVLRARLYDEQQQKASSERAESRKSQVGSGDRSERIRTYNFPQGRVTDHRINLTLYKLPQIITGEALGEVIDALITENQAAQLAAMEQG, encoded by the coding sequence ATGGCAGGATTGCCCACAGACAAGCTCGACGCTCTCGAACGTCGCTTCGATTCCATCGAACACGCGATGAGCGCCAATCCCGATCCCGACAAATATGTCGAGCTCTCCAAGGAGTATGCCGAGCTTTCCCCCATGGTCGCCAAGGTGCGCGAATATCGCACGGCGCTGTCCGATCTGGCCGGGGCCGAGGAATTGGCCAAATCCGGCGACAAGGAAATGGCCGAACTGGCCTATGAGGAGATCGGCGAGCTCAAGGAGCGGATCGAAGCGCTGTTCCAGGAAATCCGCATCATGCTCCTGCCCAAGGATGCGGCGGACGAAAAGAGCGCCATCCTCGAAGTGCGCGCCGGCACCGGCGGCGACGAGGCGGCGCTGTTTGCTGGCGATCTGTTCAGGATGTATCAGCGCTACGCCCAGGACCAGGGCTGGAAGGTCACGGTCATGGAAGCTTCCGAGGGCGATGCCGGGGGCTACAAGGAAATCATCGCCAACGTTTCGGGCGCGGGGGTGTTCGCCAAGCTCAAATATGAATCGGGTGTCCATCGGGTGCAGCGTGTGCCCGAAACCGAGGCCTCGGGCCGCATTCATACCTCGGCAGCCACCGTTGCGGTGCTGCCCGAAGTCGAGGACATCGATATCGAAATCCGCAGCGAGGATATCCGCATCGATACCATGCGGGCCTCGGGCGCCGGCGGGCAGCACGTCAACACCACCGATTCGGCGGTGCGCATCACCCATATCCCCACCGGCATCGTCGTCACCTCGGCGGAAAAATCACAGCACCAGAACCGTGCCAACGCCATGAAGGTCCTGCGCGCCCGTCTCTATGACGAGCAGCAGCAAAAGGCATCCTCCGAGCGGGCGGAAAGCCGCAAGAGTCAGGTGGGGTCGGGCGACCGATCCGAGCGCATCAGGACTTATAATTTCCCGCAGGGACGCGTCACCGATCACCGGATCAATCTCACGCTCTACAAGCTCCCCCAGATCATCACTGGTGAAGCGCTGGGCGAGGTGATCGATGCGCTGATTACTGAAAACCAGGCCGCGCAACTGGCGGCCATGGAGCAGGGCTGA
- the ptsP gene encoding phosphoenolpyruvate--protein phosphotransferase, with protein MATAIGGPRILLRQLRETMAEPLASQERLDKIVDLIAQNMRADVCSFYVLRDDGALELFATHGLKRDAVHITTLRLGEGLVGLIAAEAEPLSLQNAPEHPSFAYRPETGEDPFFSFLGVPVLRAGQTLGVLVVQNSERRIYGEDETEALLTTATLLAEMISTADFDALVKPGSDIDLRRPRMFEGVAFSEGIALGQVVLHDPRVVVTNFVADDTDAEKARLEAALETMRVSIDGMLATGDMQIPSDHREILESYRLFAHDRGWVRRLEEAIESGLTAEAAVERVQNDTRARMLRQTDPYIRERLHDLDDLANRLLRIITADGSVAGKELPDNAILVARNMGPAELLEYDRTKLRAVVLEEGAATAHVAIVARSVGLVAVGQAENIVSMGEDGDDIIVDGYTGAVHLRPTPDIEATYIDKVRLSAKRRAHYAALKDTPPVTRDGVRITLLHNSGLLADMPMLEETGAEGVGLFRTELQFMIASKMPRVKDQVELYSEAMRLVGKKPIVFRLLDIGGDKVVPYMRSMAEENPAMGWRSLRLALDRPALLRTQVRALLQAANGRALKLLVPMVTETTEFLKVKRFILREIERLPRLGFPRPETLEIGAMIEVPSLLFELDRLLPETDFVSIGSNDLIQFLTAADRANPRVARNYDAIARPRLRALKLIVDAANKFGKPVTMCGELAGRAIEAMALLSIGMTRLSMGASSVGPIKEMILGLDLEALKAEMSDYLDNGDTDGSARELLSEFAERHSIPV; from the coding sequence ATGGCAACAGCAATTGGCGGACCGCGTATCCTTCTGCGCCAGTTGCGCGAAACCATGGCCGAGCCCTTGGCCAGCCAGGAACGCCTCGACAAGATCGTCGATCTGATCGCCCAAAACATGCGGGCCGATGTGTGCTCGTTCTACGTTTTGCGCGACGACGGCGCGCTTGAGCTTTTCGCCACCCATGGCCTCAAGCGCGATGCCGTGCACATCACCACCCTGCGTCTGGGCGAGGGCCTTGTGGGCCTGATCGCCGCCGAGGCCGAGCCCCTGAGCCTTCAGAACGCGCCCGAGCATCCCTCATTCGCCTATCGCCCGGAAACGGGCGAAGATCCGTTCTTTTCGTTCCTTGGCGTGCCCGTGCTGCGGGCGGGGCAGACGCTCGGCGTCCTCGTGGTTCAGAATTCGGAACGCCGCATCTATGGCGAGGATGAAACCGAGGCGCTGCTGACCACGGCAACGCTCTTGGCTGAAATGATTTCGACCGCCGATTTCGACGCGCTGGTCAAGCCCGGATCCGACATCGATCTGCGCCGTCCGCGCATGTTCGAGGGCGTGGCCTTTTCCGAAGGCATCGCGCTCGGTCAGGTGGTGCTGCATGATCCGCGTGTGGTGGTCACCAATTTCGTTGCCGACGATACCGACGCCGAAAAGGCGCGCCTTGAGGCGGCGCTGGAAACCATGCGCGTTTCCATCGATGGAATGCTCGCAACCGGCGATATGCAGATCCCCTCGGACCACCGCGAAATCCTCGAAAGCTATCGCCTCTTTGCCCATGATCGGGGCTGGGTGCGCCGGCTCGAGGAAGCCATCGAATCCGGGCTCACCGCCGAGGCCGCGGTCGAGCGGGTGCAGAACGATACCCGCGCGCGCATGCTGCGCCAGACCGACCCCTATATCCGCGAGCGGCTGCACGATCTGGACGATCTCGCCAATCGCCTGCTGCGCATCATCACGGCCGATGGCTCGGTGGCGGGCAAGGAGCTGCCGGATAACGCCATTCTGGTCGCCCGCAATATGGGTCCGGCCGAACTGCTCGAATATGACCGGACCAAGCTGCGGGCCGTGGTGCTCGAGGAAGGGGCCGCCACCGCGCATGTGGCCATTGTCGCGCGCTCGGTGGGCCTTGTCGCGGTCGGGCAGGCCGAGAACATCGTTTCCATGGGTGAGGACGGGGACGACATCATCGTCGATGGCTATACCGGGGCCGTGCATCTCCGCCCGACCCCGGATATCGAAGCCACCTATATCGACAAGGTCCGGCTTTCGGCCAAGCGGCGCGCCCATTATGCGGCGCTCAAAGATACGCCTCCGGTCACCAGGGATGGGGTGCGCATAACCCTGCTGCACAATTCGGGGCTTCTGGCCGACATGCCGATGCTGGAGGAAACCGGCGCGGAAGGCGTGGGACTGTTCCGCACCGAACTCCAGTTCATGATCGCGAGCAAGATGCCGCGCGTCAAAGACCAGGTCGAGCTTTATTCTGAAGCCATGCGGCTGGTGGGCAAAAAGCCTATCGTCTTCCGTCTGCTCGATATCGGGGGCGATAAGGTCGTCCCCTATATGCGCTCGATGGCCGAGGAAAACCCGGCCATGGGCTGGCGCTCGCTGCGCTTGGCGCTCGACCGGCCGGCTTTGCTGCGCACCCAGGTGCGGGCCTTGCTGCAGGCCGCCAATGGCAGGGCGCTCAAGCTCCTGGTCCCCATGGTCACCGAAACCACCGAGTTCCTCAAGGTCAAGCGCTTCATCCTGCGCGAGATCGAGCGGCTGCCGCGCCTGGGTTTTCCCAGGCCCGAAACGCTCGAGATCGGCGCGATGATCGAGGTGCCTTCGCTGCTCTTCGAACTCGACCGGCTGCTGCCGGAGACCGATTTCGTTTCCATCGGCTCGAACGATTTAATCCAGTTTCTGACCGCTGCCGATCGGGCCAATCCGCGGGTGGCGCGCAATTACGACGCCATCGCTCGGCCGCGCCTGCGGGCGCTCAAGCTCATCGTCGATGCGGCCAACAAGTTCGGCAAGCCGGTCACCATGTGCGGGGAGCTGGCGGGACGCGCCATCGAGGCCATGGCGCTGCTTTCGATCGGCATGACCCGGCTGTCCATGGGCGCCTCCTCGGTCGGGCCGATCAAGGAAATGATCCTGGGGCTTGACCTTGAAGCGCTCAAGGCCGAAATGAGCGATTACCTCGACAATGGCGATACCGACGGCTCCGCCCGCGAGCTGCTGAGTGAATTCGCCGAGCGCCACTCCATCCCCGTTTAG
- a CDS encoding aspartate kinase — MARIVMKFGGTSVANVERIRQAAQHVKREVEAGHEVAVVVSAMAGKTNALVGWCTEASPLHDAREYDAVVASGEQVTAGLMAIVLSDMGIQSRSYAGWQVPIRTDDAHGSARITDIDPKNLNERMSSGWVPVVTGFQGISDKNRITTLGRGGSDTSAVAVAAAVKADRCDIYTDVDGVYTTDPRIAPKAKRLERVSFEEMLEMASLGAKVLQTRSVELAMAQGVRLVVRSTFEDPTAGNAPGSEWGMTGTLVCDEDEIMEKQIVSGVTLARAEAKITLRKVKDKPGVAASVFGPLADARIVVDMIVQNISEDGQTTDITFTIPDSEFDKALKVLKSAPELEYESISGSKGGAKISVVGVGMRSHAGVAASMFRALSEKGINIQLITTSEIKTSVLIDEEYAELAVRALHTYYGLDKTEG; from the coding sequence ATGGCGCGTATTGTGATGAAGTTCGGCGGCACGTCCGTCGCCAATGTCGAGCGGATCCGGCAGGCGGCCCAGCACGTCAAACGCGAGGTCGAGGCCGGTCATGAGGTTGCCGTGGTGGTTTCGGCCATGGCGGGCAAGACCAATGCGCTGGTGGGCTGGTGCACCGAGGCTTCCCCACTGCACGACGCGCGCGAATACGACGCCGTTGTCGCCTCGGGCGAGCAGGTGACGGCGGGGCTGATGGCGATCGTGCTCTCGGACATGGGCATCCAGTCGCGCTCCTATGCCGGCTGGCAGGTGCCGATTAGGACCGACGATGCTCATGGCTCGGCCCGGATCACCGATATCGACCCAAAGAATTTGAACGAACGGATGAGCTCGGGCTGGGTGCCCGTTGTCACCGGCTTCCAGGGCATTTCCGACAAGAACCGCATCACCACGCTGGGACGCGGCGGGTCTGATACTTCGGCGGTGGCGGTGGCTGCGGCGGTCAAGGCGGATCGCTGTGATATCTACACCGATGTCGATGGTGTCTACACCACCGATCCGCGCATCGCGCCCAAGGCCAAGCGCCTCGAGCGCGTGAGTTTCGAAGAAATGCTCGAAATGGCCTCTCTGGGCGCCAAGGTGCTCCAGACCCGGTCGGTGGAATTGGCCATGGCCCAGGGCGTGCGTCTTGTCGTGCGTTCGACTTTCGAGGACCCCACGGCCGGCAACGCTCCGGGCAGCGAATGGGGCATGACGGGCACGCTTGTTTGCGATGAGGATGAGATCATGGAAAAGCAGATCGTTTCGGGCGTCACCCTTGCGCGGGCCGAAGCCAAGATCACCTTGCGCAAGGTCAAGGACAAGCCCGGCGTCGCCGCCTCGGTGTTCGGCCCTCTCGCCGATGCGCGGATCGTCGTCGATATGATCGTCCAGAACATTTCCGAAGACGGGCAGACCACCGACATCACCTTCACCATCCCCGACAGCGAATTCGACAAGGCGCTCAAGGTGCTCAAATCGGCGCCCGAGCTCGAATATGAATCCATTTCGGGCTCCAAGGGCGGCGCCAAGATTTCCGTGGTCGGCGTGGGCATGCGCTCGCATGCGGGCGTTGCCGCCTCGATGTTCCGGGCGCTTTCGGAAAAGGGAATCAACATCCAGTTGATCACCACATCCGAAATCAAGACCTCGGTGCTGATCGATGAGGAATATGCGGAGCTTGCAGTTCGGGCTCTGCATACCTATTACGGATTGGACAAGACCGAGGGGTGA
- the ubiG gene encoding bifunctional 2-polyprenyl-6-hydroxyphenol methylase/3-demethylubiquinol 3-O-methyltransferase UbiG, translating into MSTTISPDEIDRFHKMAEDWWDPKGKFRPLHKFNPVRLAYIREHVLAHFGRDGNQMRPFEGLRFLDIGCGGGLLCEPMARLGATVVGADAGEKNVKIAALHAEQSGLDIDYRATTSEALAEAGEQFDVVLNMEVVEHVADVPLYLQSCCRLVRPGGLMFVATINRTARAYALAIVGAERVLGWLPKGTHQYEKLVTPEEITSITGRNGMRVIDKTGVTFNPLKNEWGRSRDMAVNYMLLLEKPSA; encoded by the coding sequence ATGAGCACCACCATCAGCCCCGACGAGATCGACCGCTTCCACAAGATGGCCGAGGACTGGTGGGACCCCAAGGGCAAGTTCCGGCCGCTGCACAAGTTCAACCCCGTGCGCCTCGCCTATATCCGCGAGCATGTGCTGGCTCATTTCGGGCGGGACGGCAATCAGATGCGCCCGTTCGAGGGGCTGCGCTTTCTCGATATCGGCTGCGGCGGGGGCCTGCTGTGCGAGCCCATGGCGCGACTTGGAGCAACGGTGGTGGGCGCCGATGCGGGGGAAAAGAACGTCAAGATCGCCGCGCTTCATGCCGAGCAATCCGGGCTCGATATCGACTATCGCGCCACGACCTCCGAAGCCTTGGCCGAGGCGGGGGAGCAATTCGACGTGGTGCTCAACATGGAAGTTGTCGAGCACGTGGCCGACGTGCCGCTCTATCTTCAAAGCTGCTGCAGGCTGGTCAGGCCCGGCGGGCTGATGTTTGTCGCCACGATCAACAGGACGGCGCGCGCCTATGCGCTGGCGATTGTCGGCGCGGAGCGGGTGCTGGGATGGCTGCCCAAGGGCACGCACCAATACGAAAAGCTGGTGACGCCCGAGGAGATCACCTCGATCACGGGACGGAATGGCATGCGGGTGATCGACAAGACCGGGGTGACATTCAATCCGCTAAAAAACGAATGGGGCAGGAGCCGCGACATGGCGGTCAATTACATGCTGCTGCTGGAGAAGCCTTCGGCCTAA
- a CDS encoding DUF1178 family protein, with product MIQYTLTCEAHHKFDAWFRNADAYDDQAARGILTCPVCNSHRIEKALMAPAVSTKNETVSLSSGHPDHAKFLEAMRALRKKMTADADYVGDKFAEEARKIHYEEAQARGIYGEATRDEVSSLLEEGIEFMPLPNVPDEHN from the coding sequence GTGATCCAGTATACGCTCACCTGCGAAGCCCATCACAAGTTCGACGCCTGGTTCCGCAATGCGGATGCCTATGACGATCAGGCGGCGCGCGGAATTCTCACCTGCCCGGTGTGCAATTCCCACCGGATCGAAAAAGCCCTGATGGCTCCCGCAGTCTCAACCAAAAACGAAACGGTTTCGCTCTCTTCGGGGCATCCCGACCATGCCAAATTCCTCGAAGCCATGCGCGCCCTGCGCAAGAAGATGACGGCCGATGCCGATTATGTCGGCGACAAATTCGCCGAGGAAGCGCGCAAGATCCACTACGAGGAAGCCCAGGCGCGCGGCATTTACGGCGAAGCGACCCGCGACGAGGTTTCGAGCCTTCTTGAAGAAGGCATCGAATTCATGCCGCTCCCCAACGTGCCCGACGAGCACAACTAA